Within Gilvibacter sp. SZ-19, the genomic segment TCCGGGTGATTTTCGGCAAAGAAGGTCTCTATGGTCTCTAGATCCGCAGCGGTGGAATTCTTGTCTATCAAGAACGAAGGTACAGCAGTCACACTGCTTACGGCTGGCTCCTTGTCTAAATAGGCAAATTCCGTATTCACATTAAAACTGTACATAAAGACCACCAGTAGTGGTAAGATCAATAATAGGCGCCACTTCTTGATTTTGCGGCTTTGGTTTGCATTTAACATAACTATTCGATTTTTGATGAATGATTGATAAAAGGAATTGCTAAGCGCCAAGTGCTGTGCTCCAGTAGAAGCCTTGACCAGGGCTAGCTGATAAGCGGTTTTAGAAGGAATTTCTCTAACTGTTAGCTGATCAGCTATATATTCCAAATTTTGTATGATCGATTTTTTATACCACCAAGCCAACGGATTCAACCAATGGATTATGGTCAGTGCGTTGCTCAGCAAAACGTCTAGGGAGTGCCAACCTTTGGCGTGAGCACGTTCGTGCTCTAAGATCATTGCTAACTCCTCGCAGGCGTGTAAATTTGGGTTGTAGACCAAATACTTAAAAAAGCTAAAAGGTTCCAAACGCTGTGTGGTCTCTATATAATAGAAGCCATTCTTTTTGGAGTAATTGCCTTTTTTAAGCACTCTTAATAAGCTCCAACTTTGGTAGCCGAATCGGATCAGTCCAACCAAACAACCCAATATATAAAGACAAACGGCCAACCATACCCAATCAAAGGGCGCAGCGGAAGTTGTAGTGTCGAGTGTTTCTATGGGTAGGGCAGTGCCAATTAATTCAAGTGCTGGTTCGGTCTGCGGAGCTGGCAAATAGACCGTCTTGGTGAATTCTACCAAAGGCAAGAGAAGTGCTGCCAGTATGCCGGATATTAAATATTGTCTGTTGGCGATAAACCAAGTATGTCTTCGTAAGGCAAACCAATAGACCAAATAGAACAGGCCTAAAATACTCGCCGACCGGATCAGATAGTAAAACAGTTCCATTAGTCTTCTTTTTTGTTCTCTATAATGGCGAGGATCTCTTTGAGTTCTTTGGCGCTGATTTTCTCTTGTTTGGCAAAAAAGCTGACCATGTTCTTGTAGCTGCTGTCAAAATAGCGCTCGCTGGCCAAACTCATAAAGGTGTCGGTGTATGCTTCCTTACTTACTAAGGGAAAATATTGATGGGTCTTTCCAAAGGCTTCGTGCCCGATAAAACCTTTTTCTTCCAGATTGCGCACTATGGTCGATACCGTATTGTAATGATTGTTGTGGTCTAGCTCGGCCAAGATCTCCTTGACAAAAGCTTTTTTAAGTTTCCACAGCGCTTGCATGATCGCTTCTTCTTTATTGGTAAGTCTTTCCATAATACGACGCTTGAATTGATTTATCCAAAGCTATAACTATTTTTCTAGTTATACAACTACAATTATAGTTAATTATTGTTTAAAGCAGAAAAAATTCCCTGTTTTTGGTCATTGTTCGTCCCTTAATATTGTAGTATCTTCGCTTCAATCTATTGCGTCTATGTTTTTAAATGCATTGTTTATCCTAGTAGGGTTTACGCTGTTAGTGGTGGGTGGTGAGTACTTAGTACGCTCTTCTGTTGCCCTTTCCTTTAAACTCAAGCTTTCCAAAATGGTCATTGGGCTCACCGTGGTGAGTTTTGCAACTTCTGCACCCGAACTCTTGGTTAGCCTCCAAGCAGCCTTGGACGGCTATTCTGATATTGCATTGGGCAATGTGATAGGATCCAACATTGCGAACATTGCATTGGTTCTAGGGGTTACTGCTGTGATCATGCCCCTGGCCATAGACAAGGACTTTTACAAATTCAATTGGCCGGTAATGATGCTGCTTAGTGGAGCGCTGTACTTGTTCCTGCTCAATGATAAGGTCATTTCTTTTTACGAGGGGCTGATCTTGGTAATATCCTTGGTGGCTTATCTCTATCTTTTGATCCGTCGCGCGCGATTGCGAGCAAAGAGTGAAGGAGAGGAGAGTGTTAATGGGGCCTTAGCAAAAACATCCGGAGCCAAAATAATCATCTGGCTGGTCATTGGTGGTATTGCCCTTTGGGGAGGAAGTGAGTTATTGGTCAAAGGAGCTGTGAATATAGCCGAAGCAGTAGGCATAAGTGAAAGGGTAATTGCCGTGACCATGATCGCTATTGGGACTTCGGTGCCAGAATTGGCGGCCTCCGTTATAGCAGCGCTCAAAAAAGAAAAGGCCATCTCCTTGGGGAACCTCATTGGTTCCAATATTTTTAATATTGCCTCTGTGCTAGGGTTAACAGCACTTATTCAGCCGATTACTTTAAACGACCCTAAGGTGCTTACTGCAGATATCATCTGGATGCTGTCCTTTGCGTTCGTCCTTATCCCGCTGGCTTTTATACCCAAACGTTTTACCCTTGGCCGTTACAAAGGATTGCTATTGGTTATCGGCTATGCAGTCTTTATCGCTATGGCCTTTATATAAAAAAAGCACCTGTTCAAACAGGCGCTTTCTTTAACGTATATGTGCTAATCTTAGGATTAGATATTTGCGGACTTAACAGTTTTGATGATTCTTCCTGCGATCTTATACGGATCTCCGTTAGATGCCGGACGACGATCTTCTAGCCATCCTTTCCATCCTTTCTCTACAGTAATAATAGGAATACGGATAGAAGCTCCACGGTCAGAAATACCATAGCTAAAGTCTTTGATAGATGCAGTTTCGTGCAATCCTGTCAAACGCTGATCGTTGAATTCACCGTAAACTTCGATGTGTTCTTTAGTTACTGGTCGGAAAGCTTCACAGATCTTCTCGTATACCTCTTGCGATCCACAAGTACGCAAGGTAGTGTTAGAGAAGTTCGCGTGCATACCAGATCCGTTCCAGTCACCTTTTACAGGTTTTGGGTGGTATTCAATATAGTAGTCGTATTGTTCTGTAAGACGATCTAATAGGTAACGCGCTACCCAGATCTCATCTCCAGCTTTCTTTGCTCCTTTAGCGAACAATTGGAATTCCCACTGTCCGGAAGCAACCTCTTGGTTGATACCTTCAAAGTTCAATCCAGCGTCGATACACAAATTTGCATGCTCTTCAACGAAATCACGTCCGTGGGTGTTCTTTCCACCTACAGAGCAGTAATACATTCCTTGAGGTCCAGGGTATCCGCCAATTGGGAAACCTAGGGGAAGCTGGGTGTGCTTGTCCATAATGAAGTACTCCTGCTCAAATCCAAACCAGAAGTCGTTATCGTCATCATCAATGGTGGCACGTGCGTTGGACTCGTGTGGAGTTCCATCAGCATTCAATACCTCTGTCATAACCAAGTACCCATCTCTACGTGCAGGGTCTGGATAAATAGCTACGGGTTTTAACAAACAGTCAGATGAGTTACCCTCCGCTTGCTTGGTAGAAGAGCCGTCAAAAGACCAGATAGGACAATCTTCCAATTTTCCACTGAAATCATCAACCACTTTGGTCTTGCTTCGCATGTTTTGGGTGGGGTAGTAACCGTCCAACCAAATGTACTCTAGTTTAGATTTACTCATAATATATATACTTCAATATTAAATGAACGCTGCAAAAGTAATATTCTTTAATGAACCACTAAAGAAATAGGGGGTAAGTTTTCAACAAAATCAAATATTTTGTTGATACCCCCATAAAAATAGGGGGTCAAATTTTAGAATCTATAATTTTGTGTCCTTTAAATTGTATTTTTGCCAAAAATCGGACTTATGGCACAAATTCGTTTTAATGCACTGCAAACCGCTTTACAGCGTGATATAAAAAAGGTTGAAGAAGCCGGAAGACGTTCAGAGCTTTTTGGAAAACACGTATTTAACGATGCTGCAATGCGGCAGTATCTTACTTCGGATGCCTACCAAACCATTCAGGCAGCCATAGAGAAGGGCGATCAGATAGACAGACAGACCGCAGGGCATATCGCCGCAGGTATGAAAGAATGGGCTATCTCTAAAGGTGCTACGCACTATACGCATTGGTTTCAGCCGCTAACAGGCTCCACAGCAGAAAAGCACGATGCCTTCTTTGAAACCCAGTCCGACGGAACCGTTATAGAAAAATTGGGCGCCGGTCAATTGGTACAGCAAGAGCCCGACGCCAGTAGTTTTCCTCACGGAGGCATTAGAAATACCTTTGAGGCTCGAGGCTATACAGCTTGGGACCCTACTTCTCCAGCCTTCGTTTATGGCACTACTTTATGTGTGCCTACAGTATTTGTTTCGTATACGGGAGAGGCCTTGGATTACAAAACTCCTTTATTAAGAGCTTTACAAGCCGTTGATGGAGCTGCTACTGCTGTTGCGCGCTATTTCGACAAGAACGTAAGCAAGGTCAATGCGACTTTGGGTTGGGAGCAAGAGTATTTCTTAATTGATGCTGCCTTAGCAGCTGCTCGCCCAGATATCATGTTAGCGGGTCGTACACTTTTGGGCCATGCGTCGGCCAAAGGCCAGCAGTTAGATGATCATTACTTCGGATCGATTCCATCTCGCGCATTGAACTTTATGCGAGAATTGGAACACGAATGTATGCTGCTCGGTGTTCCCGTGAAAACGAGACACAATGAGGTTGCGCCGAATCAGTTCGAATTAGCTCCAATTTTTGAAGAAGCCAATTTAGCTGTCGATCACAACTCCTTATTAATGGATGTGATGGACAAGGTGGCTAAGCGTCATCATTTCAAAGTGCTATTTCACGAGAAGCCCTTTGCAGGCATAAACGGATCGGGCAAGCATAACAACTGGTCTTTGCAAACCAATACGGGGATCAATTTACTGAGTCCGGGAAGTACTCCGATGAAAAATCTGCAGTTTTTGACCTTCTTTATCAATACCATCAAAGCGGTCAATACTCACGAAGCGCTTTTACGTGCTTCTATAGCCAGTGCGGGTAACGATCATCGTTTGGGTGCCAATGAGGCTCCTCCTGCTATAATTTCTGTATTTATCGGTTCGCAACTCACCGCAGTTTTAGATGAATTAGAAAAGGTGACCAGCGGGAAATTATCTCCGCAGGAAAAAACAGAGCTCAAACTCAATGTGGT encodes:
- a CDS encoding glutamine synthetase III — encoded protein: MAQIRFNALQTALQRDIKKVEEAGRRSELFGKHVFNDAAMRQYLTSDAYQTIQAAIEKGDQIDRQTAGHIAAGMKEWAISKGATHYTHWFQPLTGSTAEKHDAFFETQSDGTVIEKLGAGQLVQQEPDASSFPHGGIRNTFEARGYTAWDPTSPAFVYGTTLCVPTVFVSYTGEALDYKTPLLRALQAVDGAATAVARYFDKNVSKVNATLGWEQEYFLIDAALAAARPDIMLAGRTLLGHASAKGQQLDDHYFGSIPSRALNFMRELEHECMLLGVPVKTRHNEVAPNQFELAPIFEEANLAVDHNSLLMDVMDKVAKRHHFKVLFHEKPFAGINGSGKHNNWSLQTNTGINLLSPGSTPMKNLQFLTFFINTIKAVNTHEALLRASIASAGNDHRLGANEAPPAIISVFIGSQLTAVLDELEKVTSGKLSPQEKTELKLNVVGKIPEILLDNTDRNRTSPFAFTGNKFEFRAVGSSANCANSMTVLNAIVAKQLQEFKEEVDALIDKKGMKKDDAIFNVLREYIKDSKRIRFEGDGYGAAWEKEAAKRKLSNAKNTPEALKAKISKESIALFESLGILSKTEVEARYEIEVEEYALRIQIESRVLGDIARNHVVPTAIRYQNILLENIAGLQAVYGKTTTDFTEEPMQLLEQISSHIRDINKGVAQMILERKQANVLSASERAEAYCSKVLPHIQDIRRSCDKLELLVDDQLWPLTKYRELLFTN
- a CDS encoding glutamine synthetase beta-grasp domain-containing protein — translated: MSKSKLEYIWLDGYYPTQNMRSKTKVVDDFSGKLEDCPIWSFDGSSTKQAEGNSSDCLLKPVAIYPDPARRDGYLVMTEVLNADGTPHESNARATIDDDDNDFWFGFEQEYFIMDKHTQLPLGFPIGGYPGPQGMYYCSVGGKNTHGRDFVEEHANLCIDAGLNFEGINQEVASGQWEFQLFAKGAKKAGDEIWVARYLLDRLTEQYDYYIEYHPKPVKGDWNGSGMHANFSNTTLRTCGSQEVYEKICEAFRPVTKEHIEVYGEFNDQRLTGLHETASIKDFSYGISDRGASIRIPIITVEKGWKGWLEDRRPASNGDPYKIAGRIIKTVKSANI
- a CDS encoding calcium/sodium antiporter is translated as MFLNALFILVGFTLLVVGGEYLVRSSVALSFKLKLSKMVIGLTVVSFATSAPELLVSLQAALDGYSDIALGNVIGSNIANIALVLGVTAVIMPLAIDKDFYKFNWPVMMLLSGALYLFLLNDKVISFYEGLILVISLVAYLYLLIRRARLRAKSEGEESVNGALAKTSGAKIIIWLVIGGIALWGGSELLVKGAVNIAEAVGISERVIAVTMIAIGTSVPELAASVIAALKKEKAISLGNLIGSNIFNIASVLGLTALIQPITLNDPKVLTADIIWMLSFAFVLIPLAFIPKRFTLGRYKGLLLVIGYAVFIAMAFI
- a CDS encoding BlaI/MecI/CopY family transcriptional regulator, which gives rise to MERLTNKEEAIMQALWKLKKAFVKEILAELDHNNHYNTVSTIVRNLEEKGFIGHEAFGKTHQYFPLVSKEAYTDTFMSLASERYFDSSYKNMVSFFAKQEKISAKELKEILAIIENKKED